From a single Scylla paramamosain isolate STU-SP2022 chromosome 28, ASM3559412v1, whole genome shotgun sequence genomic region:
- the LOC135114733 gene encoding uncharacterized protein LOC135114733: MVLQYFILNRSERGGDSSMARCALCHLVFPSRLQLVEHFSEAHSIARQRSRRSRVVEAIRKVTLEAHVPEVVTVSDQEEEPSFTLTSRQPLSCSSCETLFATPASLREHQCVSGDEAVPKKQPVVCQYCGQKCKDRRGAAIHQAFCEKKLMNLPDLTSSHLENNNIPKTNKCVAVLPECPAEDCGAIFKTEDQLTRHMQRHHGKECQSVADINLIPSQQPPATKMSTEISPRSVQPPLVTVTMKPHVGKTEGLQDLSLLITPAKVTEESPEYLSYDEDNYSSPKESSRKEGPASITVEEYRALDAASGIKCESVLYVTEDGTVLEATDVEDSSPIDVAREEETYIIVTSGDKGRVDKKWQCSVCRKCLVSQDSLSAHISEKHSLLDSESMQIKHEPMDTKNDNMTQEDMEELHDRGGDDDDDDEDWELVTLGRKKKTGISVNIKKGKLEYKCSLCKRHFLSELGYQTHVRNKECKTKKFKLPRMFSCHFKQCDSTFFKLTELQRHWQIAHKYSMACKNLKFEDEKSFTDWLITEEEKHKVRFTCDVKRRKPHRSEKLLVCHRFHHLRTAAARKNANREYSDRHNWVHKIQPCLCYARLKVYQQFSKETCDYTGKISVVYYHEHSHPKNTHLEDQEEVLEHVLQRNKRNRDKQFQDLKGNEKLLHRQKLERLARLAGRESRIARSTRIAECAGKLENITANDKADDPSVQVDHNLMESDELFSSEVEMVLDGQFDMGPEELAGPVVTPLDSLHIFPNDRGSQVTFKEEEQGISTNDDQMQEQQTCQEEEEEVERGETEATVQAVLPATSEDWAKVFEMVRARVDKEEDAAIKAAAALLLPYERVIELVTPAEQVPIFRQLWDLACPSRQSHEGFDFEIMVLR, encoded by the exons ATGGTTCTTCAGTATTTTATATTGAATAGG AGTGAGCGTGGAGGTGACTCCAGCATGGCCAGGTGTGCCCTCTGCCATCTAGTGTTCCCATCCCGTCTGCAGTTAGTGGAGCACTTCAGTGAGGCACACAGCATTGCTAGGCAAAGGTCTAGACGCTCCAGAGTGGTAGAGGCCATCAGGAAAGTTACACTTGAGGCACATGTTCCTGAAGTGGTTACTGTGAGTGATCAGGAGGAAGAGCCCAGCTTCACCTTAACCTCCAGACAGCCACTCTCGTGCTCCAGTTGTGAAACTTTATTTGCCACACCAGCAAGTTTGAGGGAACACCAGTGTGTCAGTGGGGATGAGGCTGTGCCCAAGAAACAGCCAGTAGTCTGTCAGTACTGTGGGCAGAAGTGTAAGGACCGACGCGGGGCTGCTATCCACCAAGCATTTTGTGAGAAAAAGCTTATGAACCTCCCGGACCTCACTTCCAGTCACCTTGAGAATAATAATATTCCTAAAACTAATAAATGTGTGGCAGTGTTACCAGAGTGTCCTGCAGAGGACTGTGGAGCAATATTTAAGACAGAAGACCAGCTGACAAGGCACATGCAGAGACACCATGGAAAGGAGTGTCAAAGTGTTGCAGATATTAATCTTATTCCCTCACAGCAACCCCCAGCCACTAAGATGTCCACAGAAATCAGTCCCCGGTCAGTTCAGCCGCCCCTTGTGACTGTCACCATGAAACCACATGTGGGGAAAACAGAAGGACTCCAAGATCTCTCACTCCTCATAACTCCAGCAAAAGTGACGGAAGAATCTCCAGAATACCTTTCATATGATGAAGATAATTATTCTTCACCTAAAGAgagcagcaggaaggaagggccaGCCAGCATCACCGTGGAGGAGTACCGGGCTCTGGATGCTGCCTCTGGGATCAAGTGCGAGTCAGTTCTTTATGTCACCGAGGATGGAACTGTTTTGGAAGCAACCGATGTGGAGGATAGCAGCCCCATAGATGTtgcaagagaggaagaaaccTATATCATTGTGACCAGTGGTGACAAAGGTAGAGTTGACAAAAAGTGGCAATGTTCTGTTTGCCGAAAGTGTCTCGTGAGTCAGGACTCACTGAGTGCCCACATCTCTGAGAAGCATTCATTACTTGATAGTGAGAGTATGCAGATCAAACATGAACCAATGGACACTAAGAATGATAATATGACCCAAGAAGATATGGAGGAGCTGCATGAcagaggtggtgatgatgatgatgatgatgaagattgGGAATTAGTCACcttagggagaaagaagaaaactggaATAAGTGTAAATATTAAGAAGGGAAAATTAGAATATAAATGTAGCTTATGTAAACGTCACTTTCTCTCTGAATTAGGTTATCAGACTCATGTTAGAAATAAGGAATGCAAGACTAAGAAATTCAAATTACCAAGAATGTTTTCATGTCATTTTAAACAATGTGATTCCACATTCTTTAAATTGACGGAGTTGCAGAGACATTGGCAAATTGCTCATAAGTACTCTATGGCATGTAAGAACTTAAAATTTGAAGATGAGAAGTCTTTCACAGATTGGCTCATcactgaggaggagaagcacaAGGTGAGGTTTACATGTGATGTAAAACGACGCAAACCTCACCGCTCAGAGAAGTTACTTGTTTGTCATAGGTTTCACCACCTGCGGACAGCTGCAGCACGGAAGAATGCCAACCGGGAATACTCTGATAGGCATAACTGGGTCCACAAGATCCAACCATGCCTGTGCTATGCTCGTCTAAAAGTTTACCAGCAATTCAGTAAAGAGACATGTGACTATACGGGGAAGATATCAGTGGTGTACTATCATGAACACtcacacccaaaaaacacccatttgGAGGATCAAGAGGAGGTTCTGGAACACGTGCTCCAGCGCAATAAACGGAACAGAGACAAACAATTTCAAGACCTAAAAGGCAATGAGAAACTCCTTCATCGCCAAAAGCTGGAAAGGTTGGCCCGCCTTGCTGGGAGAGAGTCTCGAATAGCCAGGAGTACAAGGATAGCAGAGTGTGCTGGGAAGCTGGAGAACATAACTGCCAATGACAAGGCAGATGACCCTTCAGTACAAGTAGACCACAACCTTATGGAGTCAGATGAGCTTTTCTCCTCAGAGGTAGAGATGGTCCTTGATGGTCAGTTTGACATGGGCCCTGAAGAGCTGGCTGGGCCTGTCGTCACTCCCTTGGACAGCCTTCATATCTTCCCAAATGACCGAGGAAGTCAGGTTaccttcaaggaggaggagcaagggatTAGCACAAATGATGACCAAATGCAGGAACAACAAACAtgtcaggaggaagaggaggaagtggagagaggagaaactGAAGCCACAGTACAAGCAGTCCTGCCTGCCACCAGCGAGGATTGGGCCAAGGTTTTTGAGATGGTGCGGGCACGtgtggataaggaggaggatgcagCTATCAAGGCTGCAGCTGCACTTCTGTTGCCTTATGAGAGAGTGATAGAACTTGTGACACCTGCAGAACAAGTGCCTATCTTTCGCCAGCTGTGGGACTTGGCATGCCCTTCTCGTCAATCACATGAGGGTTTTGACTTTGAGATCATGGTTCTGAGATAA
- the LOC135114735 gene encoding monocarboxylate transporter 13-like isoform X2, whose protein sequence is MYFRSYHKIPTPAKMQQELCSSCVKLGSAERDADHSPGAGTNEQNAQNATAKSKTEGSAVDEEMDMEDAAPDGGWGWVVAWASFVTWVLAEIIDLNFGMLFSGILLEMGTSTIFISWIYSAGLVISCIIGIFAGPMVGVFGWRKVAMVMAVVNSLAVIISAFATTDVFLFFTSLAAGSTVGSQLIITNSIICQYFTRRRDIANTIMILGSSVNMVVIPYLLTYLHAEYGFKGAILITGGACLNQIPASMVFHPVEWHSRNPPHCRTQEPDDKPDHLRVMLHAFKSNLLLLKSSRVIVIALPHAVYFTAVVFTSSYIPFVMQTTGYTLEESAYCLTMVGIFHILARVIHPCLSFAFGVSNFLIMAAGYGGLPIALVGFICGMDLHVKAASMAVFGIAMSFVGASIGPVITDTLGASMVLRVLSVKGLFDATGFLIIGPLTGMVKDLSGSYTSSLYVPAACMFFLSFLPFICMPAAKTHDRRREQQSSQMKAKKEEMELKKQSRPVKCFKETSYLLSRSCSTPAYERRQLS, encoded by the exons ATGTACTTTCGTTCATACCATAAGAT ACCAACACCCGCGAAGATGCAACAAGAGCTATGCAGCAGTTGTGTCAAACTCGGGTCAGCAGAGAGAGATGCCGACCACTCTCCCGGCGCTGGAACAAACGAGCAGAATGCGCAAAACGCAACGGCGAAGAGCAAGACGGAGGGTTCTGCTGTGGACGAGGAAATGGACATGGAGGACGCAGCTCCTGACGGAGGATGGGGTTGGGTGGTTGCCTGGGCATCCTTCGTTACGTGG GTTCTGGCGGAAATCATCGACTTAAACTTCGGCATGCTGTTTTCTGGGATCCTGTTGGAGATGGGAACGAGTACTATCTTTATTAGCTGGATTTATAGCGCTGGTCTCGTGATCTCCTGCATCATAGGGATCTTCGCGGGTCCCATGGTGGGCGTGTTCGGCTGGCGCAAGGTTGCTATGGTGATGGCAGTTGTGAACAGTCTTGCTGTGATTATATCCGCTTTCGCAACCACGGACGTCTTCCTGTTCTTCACTTCACTGGCAGCAG ggtCGACGGTGGGCAGCCAGTTAATCATCACCAACTCAATCATCTGTCAATATTTCACGAGGCGAAGGGATATTGCTAATACAATCATGATCCTTGGATCATCAGTCAATATGGTGGTGATTCCCTATTTACTCACGTACCTCCATGCTGAATATGGCTTCAAAGGTGCAATTCTCATTACTGGCGGTGCCTGCCTCAACCAGATCCCAGCAAGCATGGTCTTTCATCCTGTGGAATGGCACTCCAGGAATCCTCCCCACTGCAGAACTCAAGAGCCTGATGACAAGCCTGACCACTTGCGCGTCATGCTGCATGCCTTTAAAAGCAACCTTTTGCTCCTAAAGTCTTCGAGAGTAATTGTCATTGCTCTTCCACATGCTGTATATTTCACAGCAGTCGTATTTACATCAAGTTACATACCTTTTGTGATGCAGACAACAGGCTACACTCTAGAGGAGTCGGCCTATTGCTTGACAATGGTGGGTATATTTCACATCCTGGCAAGAGTGATCCATCCGTGTCTCTCCTTTGCCTTCGGCGTGAGTAATTTCCTCATCATGGCTGCCGGCTATGGTGGCCTCCCTATTGCACTCGTAG GATTCATTTGTGGCATGGATCTTCATGTGAAGGCAGCGTCGATGGCAGTTTTTGGAATAGCAATGAGCTTCGTGGGAGCCTCCATAGGACCAGTGATAACGGATACACTCGGTGCTTCCATGGTGCTGCGAGTGCTCAGTGTAAAGGGGCTATTCGACGCAACGGGCTTCCTCATCATTGGACCCCTGACAG GTATGGTGAAGGATCTAAGTGGAAGCTACACATCCAGCCTGTACGTGCCGGCTGCCTGcatgtttttcctctcctttcttccattcatctgtATGCCTGCCGCCAAGACCCACGACCGCCGACGTGAGCAACAGTCTTCGCAGatgaaggcaaagaaagaggaaatggaactGAAGAAGCAATCAAGACCTGTCAAATGCTTCAAAGAAACCTCCTATCTGCTGTCTCGTTCCTGCTCCACCCCGGCCTACGAGCGACGACAGCTTTCGTGA
- the LOC135114735 gene encoding monocarboxylate transporter 13-like isoform X1, protein MTVNLLTVPFRPTPAKMQQELCSSCVKLGSAERDADHSPGAGTNEQNAQNATAKSKTEGSAVDEEMDMEDAAPDGGWGWVVAWASFVTWVLAEIIDLNFGMLFSGILLEMGTSTIFISWIYSAGLVISCIIGIFAGPMVGVFGWRKVAMVMAVVNSLAVIISAFATTDVFLFFTSLAAGSTVGSQLIITNSIICQYFTRRRDIANTIMILGSSVNMVVIPYLLTYLHAEYGFKGAILITGGACLNQIPASMVFHPVEWHSRNPPHCRTQEPDDKPDHLRVMLHAFKSNLLLLKSSRVIVIALPHAVYFTAVVFTSSYIPFVMQTTGYTLEESAYCLTMVGIFHILARVIHPCLSFAFGVSNFLIMAAGYGGLPIALVGFICGMDLHVKAASMAVFGIAMSFVGASIGPVITDTLGASMVLRVLSVKGLFDATGFLIIGPLTGMVKDLSGSYTSSLYVPAACMFFLSFLPFICMPAAKTHDRRREQQSSQMKAKKEEMELKKQSRPVKCFKETSYLLSRSCSTPAYERRQLS, encoded by the exons ATGACTGTTAATCTTCTAACTGTGCCATTCAGACCAACACCCGCGAAGATGCAACAAGAGCTATGCAGCAGTTGTGTCAAACTCGGGTCAGCAGAGAGAGATGCCGACCACTCTCCCGGCGCTGGAACAAACGAGCAGAATGCGCAAAACGCAACGGCGAAGAGCAAGACGGAGGGTTCTGCTGTGGACGAGGAAATGGACATGGAGGACGCAGCTCCTGACGGAGGATGGGGTTGGGTGGTTGCCTGGGCATCCTTCGTTACGTGG GTTCTGGCGGAAATCATCGACTTAAACTTCGGCATGCTGTTTTCTGGGATCCTGTTGGAGATGGGAACGAGTACTATCTTTATTAGCTGGATTTATAGCGCTGGTCTCGTGATCTCCTGCATCATAGGGATCTTCGCGGGTCCCATGGTGGGCGTGTTCGGCTGGCGCAAGGTTGCTATGGTGATGGCAGTTGTGAACAGTCTTGCTGTGATTATATCCGCTTTCGCAACCACGGACGTCTTCCTGTTCTTCACTTCACTGGCAGCAG ggtCGACGGTGGGCAGCCAGTTAATCATCACCAACTCAATCATCTGTCAATATTTCACGAGGCGAAGGGATATTGCTAATACAATCATGATCCTTGGATCATCAGTCAATATGGTGGTGATTCCCTATTTACTCACGTACCTCCATGCTGAATATGGCTTCAAAGGTGCAATTCTCATTACTGGCGGTGCCTGCCTCAACCAGATCCCAGCAAGCATGGTCTTTCATCCTGTGGAATGGCACTCCAGGAATCCTCCCCACTGCAGAACTCAAGAGCCTGATGACAAGCCTGACCACTTGCGCGTCATGCTGCATGCCTTTAAAAGCAACCTTTTGCTCCTAAAGTCTTCGAGAGTAATTGTCATTGCTCTTCCACATGCTGTATATTTCACAGCAGTCGTATTTACATCAAGTTACATACCTTTTGTGATGCAGACAACAGGCTACACTCTAGAGGAGTCGGCCTATTGCTTGACAATGGTGGGTATATTTCACATCCTGGCAAGAGTGATCCATCCGTGTCTCTCCTTTGCCTTCGGCGTGAGTAATTTCCTCATCATGGCTGCCGGCTATGGTGGCCTCCCTATTGCACTCGTAG GATTCATTTGTGGCATGGATCTTCATGTGAAGGCAGCGTCGATGGCAGTTTTTGGAATAGCAATGAGCTTCGTGGGAGCCTCCATAGGACCAGTGATAACGGATACACTCGGTGCTTCCATGGTGCTGCGAGTGCTCAGTGTAAAGGGGCTATTCGACGCAACGGGCTTCCTCATCATTGGACCCCTGACAG GTATGGTGAAGGATCTAAGTGGAAGCTACACATCCAGCCTGTACGTGCCGGCTGCCTGcatgtttttcctctcctttcttccattcatctgtATGCCTGCCGCCAAGACCCACGACCGCCGACGTGAGCAACAGTCTTCGCAGatgaaggcaaagaaagaggaaatggaactGAAGAAGCAATCAAGACCTGTCAAATGCTTCAAAGAAACCTCCTATCTGCTGTCTCGTTCCTGCTCCACCCCGGCCTACGAGCGACGACAGCTTTCGTGA
- the LOC135114735 gene encoding monocarboxylate transporter 13-like isoform X3, whose amino-acid sequence MQQELCSSCVKLGSAERDADHSPGAGTNEQNAQNATAKSKTEGSAVDEEMDMEDAAPDGGWGWVVAWASFVTWVLAEIIDLNFGMLFSGILLEMGTSTIFISWIYSAGLVISCIIGIFAGPMVGVFGWRKVAMVMAVVNSLAVIISAFATTDVFLFFTSLAAGSTVGSQLIITNSIICQYFTRRRDIANTIMILGSSVNMVVIPYLLTYLHAEYGFKGAILITGGACLNQIPASMVFHPVEWHSRNPPHCRTQEPDDKPDHLRVMLHAFKSNLLLLKSSRVIVIALPHAVYFTAVVFTSSYIPFVMQTTGYTLEESAYCLTMVGIFHILARVIHPCLSFAFGVSNFLIMAAGYGGLPIALVGFICGMDLHVKAASMAVFGIAMSFVGASIGPVITDTLGASMVLRVLSVKGLFDATGFLIIGPLTGMVKDLSGSYTSSLYVPAACMFFLSFLPFICMPAAKTHDRRREQQSSQMKAKKEEMELKKQSRPVKCFKETSYLLSRSCSTPAYERRQLS is encoded by the exons ATGCAACAAGAGCTATGCAGCAGTTGTGTCAAACTCGGGTCAGCAGAGAGAGATGCCGACCACTCTCCCGGCGCTGGAACAAACGAGCAGAATGCGCAAAACGCAACGGCGAAGAGCAAGACGGAGGGTTCTGCTGTGGACGAGGAAATGGACATGGAGGACGCAGCTCCTGACGGAGGATGGGGTTGGGTGGTTGCCTGGGCATCCTTCGTTACGTGG GTTCTGGCGGAAATCATCGACTTAAACTTCGGCATGCTGTTTTCTGGGATCCTGTTGGAGATGGGAACGAGTACTATCTTTATTAGCTGGATTTATAGCGCTGGTCTCGTGATCTCCTGCATCATAGGGATCTTCGCGGGTCCCATGGTGGGCGTGTTCGGCTGGCGCAAGGTTGCTATGGTGATGGCAGTTGTGAACAGTCTTGCTGTGATTATATCCGCTTTCGCAACCACGGACGTCTTCCTGTTCTTCACTTCACTGGCAGCAG ggtCGACGGTGGGCAGCCAGTTAATCATCACCAACTCAATCATCTGTCAATATTTCACGAGGCGAAGGGATATTGCTAATACAATCATGATCCTTGGATCATCAGTCAATATGGTGGTGATTCCCTATTTACTCACGTACCTCCATGCTGAATATGGCTTCAAAGGTGCAATTCTCATTACTGGCGGTGCCTGCCTCAACCAGATCCCAGCAAGCATGGTCTTTCATCCTGTGGAATGGCACTCCAGGAATCCTCCCCACTGCAGAACTCAAGAGCCTGATGACAAGCCTGACCACTTGCGCGTCATGCTGCATGCCTTTAAAAGCAACCTTTTGCTCCTAAAGTCTTCGAGAGTAATTGTCATTGCTCTTCCACATGCTGTATATTTCACAGCAGTCGTATTTACATCAAGTTACATACCTTTTGTGATGCAGACAACAGGCTACACTCTAGAGGAGTCGGCCTATTGCTTGACAATGGTGGGTATATTTCACATCCTGGCAAGAGTGATCCATCCGTGTCTCTCCTTTGCCTTCGGCGTGAGTAATTTCCTCATCATGGCTGCCGGCTATGGTGGCCTCCCTATTGCACTCGTAG GATTCATTTGTGGCATGGATCTTCATGTGAAGGCAGCGTCGATGGCAGTTTTTGGAATAGCAATGAGCTTCGTGGGAGCCTCCATAGGACCAGTGATAACGGATACACTCGGTGCTTCCATGGTGCTGCGAGTGCTCAGTGTAAAGGGGCTATTCGACGCAACGGGCTTCCTCATCATTGGACCCCTGACAG GTATGGTGAAGGATCTAAGTGGAAGCTACACATCCAGCCTGTACGTGCCGGCTGCCTGcatgtttttcctctcctttcttccattcatctgtATGCCTGCCGCCAAGACCCACGACCGCCGACGTGAGCAACAGTCTTCGCAGatgaaggcaaagaaagaggaaatggaactGAAGAAGCAATCAAGACCTGTCAAATGCTTCAAAGAAACCTCCTATCTGCTGTCTCGTTCCTGCTCCACCCCGGCCTACGAGCGACGACAGCTTTCGTGA